In bacterium, the DNA window GGGCCGCGCCCAGGGCGGCGATGCGGTCGGCGTCGCCCACCAGGGTCACCTCGGCGATGCCCGCGCCGGCGGCGTGGACCGCCGCCTCGATGGTGTGCGGGTCGTGGCCCGCAGCCACGGCGACGCGGCGCGAGGGCTGGTCCTGCAGGGAGCGGACGAGCTGGTCGAGGCTGCGGATCGGGGTCATGACGTCGTCTCCTCGGGATCGCGGTCGGGGTCGTACACGCCGGGCACCTCGCGCCCGTTGAACACGCGCAGGGCGCCCTTGACCAGGGCGTACATCTCGTTCTCGCCGGGATAGGCCGTGACGCCGCAGCCGAGGGCCCTGACGCCGGCGGTGATGTCGCGCACGAGCATCCCGCTGCGGGCCAGGCCGCCGGTCAGCAGCACCCGGTCGACCGGGTCGCCGTCGAAGGCCGGCAGCAGCGCGGTGATGTTCTTGCAGATCTGGTACACCATCGCCTCGTACACCTCGCAGGCCGCGGGCTCGCCGTCGGCGACCCGCCGCTCGACCTCGCGGAAGTCGGCCGTGCCGAGCAGGTCGATCAGGCCGCCCTTGCCCTTGTTCAGCTTGAGCAGCTCCTCCTGGGTGTAGCGGCCGCTGAAGCAGAGCCGGATCAGCTCGCCCGTGGGCTCGGAGCCGCTGCGCTGGGGGCTGAAGGGCCCCTCGCCGTCGAGGCCGTTGTTCACGTCGATGTACCGCCCCCTGGCGTGGGCGCCGATGGTGATGCCGCCGCCCATGTGGCACACGATGAGGTTCAGGTAACGGTAGAAGGTCTCGTTCTCCTCGGCGTAGCGCCGCGCGGTGGAGATCTGGTTCAGGGCATGGCTGATGACCTTGCGCCGGATGGCCTTCATGCCCGTCACCTTCACGCGCTCGGGCGCCTCGTCGACCACCACCGGATCGACGATGAAGGCCGGCTTGTCCGTGCCCGCCACCAGCTCGTGGGCGATGAGCGCGCCGAGGTTCGAGGCGTGGTCACTGCCCGTGCCGCCGAGCAGGTCCTCGCGCATGCGCTCGTTCACGGCGTAGGTGCCGTGCCGGATGGGGCGCAGCAGCCCCCCGCGCCCGCTGATGGCGTCGAGGTCGGCGACGGCGATGCCGTGCTCGGCCAGGACGCGCAGGATCACGTCCTTGCGCATGGCGTACTGCTCGACGATGCGCCGGCCCTCGTACGGATCGAGCTCGGCGGCCGAGTGCTCGATCTCGGCGCCGAAGGCCTCCTGCTCGCCCTCGTAGACGGCGATCTTGG includes these proteins:
- a CDS encoding phosphate butyryltransferase translates to MTPIRSLDQLVRSLQDQPSRRVAVAAGHDPHTIEAAVHAAGAGIAEVTLVGDADRIAALGAA